One stretch of Thermoprotei archaeon DNA includes these proteins:
- a CDS encoding FAD-binding oxidoreductase codes for MQLVKKDDAVNDLRKMIGSENVEDDELVIKLYVKNAVYMEGSAIAVVFPRSAEDVSKIIKYCYKNDVKIYPQGSASEIVGSSTPSENGIVLSLERMTKIKEINIVDSYVIVEPGLKLFELNQQLAKHGYIFPIDPASVKSASIGGAINSGSGGMMGAKYGTIKDWVLGLEFVLPDENGTILRIGSKTTKYRQGYDFIRLIVGSEGTLAIVTEAILKIIPLPENVVTIAGFFSELEDLMKTVIDIKKSKIDVLIMEFVDDKSVKIASEVVGSKIKGSGHFLITSVAIAPEASERILSTLENIYASHGANSIYKAKNQDETEKMGLFDIRRNYYPASIKLAAETRKDPMSRPLVYVEDISVPPSKLIDAVNRLRNLENKFNIPMTLGGHISDGNIHPVIWVEEKDEDKLNALYEMVKEIMKIGIELDGTMSSEHGIGKTKKEGLIMELESKGSMKALELMKEVKKIFDPKNILNPDKMFLR; via the coding sequence ATGCAATTGGTTAAAAAGGATGATGCTGTTAATGATTTACGGAAAATGATTGGAAGTGAAAACGTGGAGGACGATGAATTAGTAATTAAGCTTTATGTTAAAAATGCTGTTTATATGGAAGGTTCTGCGATAGCTGTAGTTTTTCCACGATCTGCTGAAGATGTGTCCAAGATTATAAAATATTGTTATAAGAATGATGTGAAGATTTATCCCCAGGGTTCTGCAAGTGAGATTGTTGGTTCATCAACACCATCTGAAAATGGTATTGTATTAAGTTTAGAAAGGATGACAAAGATTAAGGAAATTAATATCGTAGATTCTTATGTGATTGTTGAACCTGGATTGAAATTGTTTGAACTAAACCAGCAATTAGCAAAACATGGCTATATTTTTCCGATAGATCCGGCATCAGTTAAATCGGCTTCTATAGGTGGTGCTATTAATAGTGGTTCTGGTGGAATGATGGGAGCTAAATATGGGACAATAAAGGATTGGGTGTTGGGATTAGAATTTGTTTTACCTGATGAAAATGGAACGATTCTTCGTATTGGATCGAAGACAACGAAATATAGGCAGGGTTATGATTTTATTAGGTTAATCGTTGGCAGTGAAGGTACGCTGGCAATAGTTACAGAAGCAATTTTAAAAATAATACCGTTACCTGAGAATGTTGTTACTATAGCAGGGTTCTTTTCAGAGCTCGAGGATTTGATGAAAACTGTTATTGATATAAAAAAGAGTAAAATTGATGTGTTAATAATGGAGTTTGTTGATGATAAAAGTGTAAAAATAGCATCTGAAGTTGTGGGTTCTAAAATAAAAGGTAGTGGACATTTCTTAATAACTAGTGTTGCTATCGCACCAGAAGCTTCCGAAAGGATTTTGTCCACTTTAGAAAACATATACGCATCTCATGGAGCAAACTCTATTTATAAGGCTAAGAACCAGGACGAAACAGAAAAAATGGGCCTTTTTGATATCAGGAGAAATTATTATCCAGCATCAATTAAATTGGCGGCAGAAACTCGTAAAGATCCAATGAGCAGACCATTGGTATACGTTGAAGATATTTCAGTTCCTCCTTCAAAACTTATCGATGCAGTTAATAGGTTAAGAAATTTAGAGAATAAATTCAATATACCTATGACATTAGGTGGTCATATTAGTGATGGTAACATTCATCCTGTTATCTGGGTCGAGGAAAAGGATGAGGACAAGCTTAATGCTCTTTATGAAATGGTTAAAGAGATTATGAAAATAGGTATTGAATTAGATGGTACAATGAGTTCAGAGCACGGAATTGGGAAAACAAAAAAGGAGGGATTAATTATGGAATTAGAAAGTAAAGGAAGTATGAAAGCTTTAGAACTAATGAAGGAGGTTAAGAAAATTTTTGATCCTAAAAATATTTTAAATCCAGATAAAATGTTTCTAAGGTGA
- a CDS encoding TerC/Alx family metal homeostasis membrane protein yields MMETPPAHLNIVPPEWFWVVYHTIIIVLIIIDLKWAWGGKHKPTLKTTLMWLVVWISTALIFGAYIMLSYGHLAGLLYYAAYVIEYSLSIDNMFVFAVIFTYFAVPLEYQTKTLYIGILTAIVLRAIFIGVGITALMIWRPIIYVFSAILFYTGYKLMRSKEVSIEPERNPLVKLARKYLPIVNFYKEDKFIVRDNNALLFSPLILVLFTIESTDIMFAFDSVPAVIAVTENFFLAYASNIMAILGLRSLYFVIAIVAFRLKYLSKGLTVVLMFLGAKIIVNELGRAYGFEIPTIISIIIVLSIIFTSAIASVVSKKRAK; encoded by the coding sequence ATGATGGAAACCCCACCAGCTCACTTAAACATTGTCCCCCCAGAGTGGTTTTGGGTTGTATATCATACTATTATAATCGTGTTAATTATTATTGATCTTAAATGGGCTTGGGGTGGTAAACATAAACCAACTTTAAAAACTACTTTGATGTGGTTAGTTGTGTGGATTTCTACGGCATTAATTTTTGGAGCATACATAATGTTAAGTTATGGTCATTTGGCCGGATTATTGTATTATGCTGCGTATGTTATTGAATATTCGCTTAGCATAGACAATATGTTTGTTTTCGCAGTAATATTTACATATTTTGCAGTTCCGTTAGAGTATCAAACAAAAACGTTATACATAGGTATTTTAACAGCAATAGTTTTAAGGGCTATTTTTATAGGGGTTGGAATCACAGCCCTTATGATATGGCGACCAATTATATATGTTTTTTCTGCTATTTTATTCTACACTGGATATAAGTTAATGAGGTCCAAGGAAGTTAGTATAGAGCCCGAAAGAAATCCATTAGTTAAACTTGCCAGAAAATATCTTCCCATCGTAAACTTCTATAAAGAAGACAAATTTATTGTTAGAGATAACAATGCATTACTATTTTCCCCATTAATACTTGTATTATTCACGATTGAGAGCACTGATATTATGTTTGCATTCGATTCTGTACCCGCAGTTATAGCTGTTACTGAAAATTTTTTCTTAGCATACGCATCTAACATAATGGCTATCTTGGGTTTACGAAGTTTATACTTTGTAATTGCAATAGTAGCATTCAGGTTAAAATATTTAAGTAAGGGATTAACAGTAGTACTAATGTTTTTAGGAGCAAAGATTATTGTGAATGAACTAGGTAGAGCATATGGTTTTGAAATACCAACAATAATATCAATAATCATCGTTCTATCAATAATATTTACATCAGCAATTGCATCAGTAGTATCTAAAAAAAGAGCTAAATAG
- a CDS encoding Nramp family divalent metal transporter: protein MEKKDPDETTLGYEVADKLPTPEEVFNVTKITWKNKVILLWGSALIALGTSIGSGEFLLGPSMSITIGLGLLWLVWIGALLQTAFIYSWAKITTATGETPITTMFRIGIWAGVIGAVLVFLSFVWGGWAYSSAAALTGGILGRMPGPGDRPLVATTGIILLGLTFVILSLGKRIARTLEIFNWFDLGVLFTSFIILAIILVPFSIWSEAGRYLISVGYFPPKIDPVMFGGWWGYIGYATAINYIIVNYFKDKGFGMGSVTGYIPAIVGGKKILVSPVGKIFRLTAENLATYKRWLKLAMEELLIIFCLGAIVGMAIPMILAYSLAYGWKISILWNVPLWLAYGLEKFYGVPGYWWGVIVAILVLFKTQMGVADAIVRAFSDAFWKIEGVRKWAKGDIRYIYYITLAVILAWASVAMFTSAPVGLILIAANAANFAAFFSIPFLLYLNYKLPKELRLHWVLVLSNIVFMIICIIVFGFSITKALGLW, encoded by the coding sequence ATGGAAAAGAAGGATCCTGATGAAACTACACTTGGATATGAAGTTGCTGATAAATTACCTACACCAGAAGAAGTATTTAACGTGACTAAAATAACTTGGAAAAACAAGGTTATACTACTTTGGGGTTCAGCACTTATAGCATTAGGAACATCAATTGGAAGCGGAGAATTTCTCTTAGGGCCTTCAATGTCAATTACTATCGGACTTGGATTATTATGGTTAGTATGGATAGGAGCGCTATTACAGACAGCATTTATATACAGCTGGGCTAAAATTACGACAGCAACTGGAGAAACACCTATAACAACTATGTTCAGGATCGGAATATGGGCAGGAGTAATAGGTGCGGTGCTAGTTTTTCTCTCTTTTGTGTGGGGAGGATGGGCATATAGCAGTGCTGCTGCTCTCACAGGTGGAATTTTAGGAAGAATGCCAGGACCTGGTGATAGACCCTTAGTTGCTACTACAGGAATAATTCTATTAGGCTTAACATTCGTAATCTTATCTTTGGGTAAAAGAATCGCTAGAACACTTGAAATTTTTAATTGGTTTGATTTAGGTGTACTCTTTACATCATTTATAATTTTAGCTATAATACTTGTACCATTCTCTATTTGGAGTGAAGCTGGAAGGTACTTAATCTCAGTTGGGTATTTTCCTCCAAAGATAGATCCTGTTATGTTCGGGGGTTGGTGGGGATATATCGGCTATGCCACAGCTATTAATTATATCATTGTAAATTATTTTAAAGATAAAGGATTTGGAATGGGTTCTGTTACAGGATACATTCCAGCCATCGTTGGTGGTAAAAAGATACTCGTGTCACCTGTCGGAAAAATATTTAGGCTCACCGCTGAAAATCTTGCTACTTATAAAAGATGGCTAAAACTCGCTATGGAAGAGCTTTTAATAATATTCTGTCTTGGCGCAATTGTCGGTATGGCTATACCTATGATTCTCGCATATTCACTTGCATATGGTTGGAAAATATCAATATTGTGGAATGTCCCATTATGGTTAGCATATGGACTTGAAAAGTTTTATGGAGTGCCAGGATACTGGTGGGGTGTTATTGTTGCCATATTAGTTCTATTTAAAACACAAATGGGCGTTGCTGATGCCATAGTAAGAGCATTTAGTGACGCATTTTGGAAAATAGAAGGAGTAAGAAAGTGGGCCAAAGGTGATATTAGATATATATACTATATAACCTTAGCGGTAATTCTGGCTTGGGCCTCTGTGGCAATGTTCACATCTGCACCAGTCGGATTAATTCTGATAGCAGCAAATGCAGCTAATTTCGCAGCGTTCTTCTCTATCCCATTTCTGTTATATCTTAATTATAAGCTTCCCAAAGAGCTTAGACTGCACTGGGTCCTAGTACTTTCAAACATAGTTTTCATGATAATATGCATTATTGTCTTTGGATTCTCAATAACTAAGGCTTTAGGATTATGGTAA
- a CDS encoding MBL fold metallo-hydrolase encodes MSLVSKVVENVYLIDTLGANFEKTIASYLVKGSKIALIDVGYASSYINVIKSLQMLNIDLKCVDYIIPTHVHLDHAGAVGALAKHMKNAKIIAHERAVRHIIDPSKLIQSATSVYGEELMKIYGTPEPVEQDRVEAVKDELFLNLGNNTELRLIYTPGHAPHHISVVDETRKILFSGDALGIIYPHFPALIPTMPPPSFDLNLALKSIDVLESFKPKLILIPHFGVIENDEHIFKKNRDRMNEWLRLISEMRSQGSTQNDIVSFLSTEVSKEVTNKRTPIYAIGSIAITVMGVYNYLDRISKKSE; translated from the coding sequence ATGTCATTAGTATCTAAAGTAGTTGAGAATGTTTATTTAATAGATACTTTAGGAGCAAATTTTGAGAAAACTATTGCATCTTATTTAGTAAAAGGGTCTAAGATTGCGTTAATTGATGTTGGATACGCATCATCTTATATTAATGTTATAAAGAGTCTTCAGATGCTTAATATAGACCTCAAGTGTGTCGATTATATAATACCCACTCATGTTCATTTAGATCATGCTGGAGCGGTCGGAGCACTTGCGAAACATATGAAAAATGCTAAAATCATAGCTCATGAACGTGCTGTAAGGCATATAATAGATCCTTCAAAGTTAATACAAAGCGCTACCTCAGTATATGGCGAAGAATTAATGAAAATATACGGAACTCCAGAACCTGTTGAACAAGATCGTGTAGAAGCAGTAAAAGATGAATTATTTTTAAATTTAGGAAACAATACTGAACTGCGATTAATTTATACACCAGGTCATGCGCCACATCATATATCTGTAGTTGATGAAACAAGAAAAATTCTGTTTTCAGGTGATGCATTAGGCATTATATATCCTCATTTCCCAGCCTTAATACCTACAATGCCCCCTCCGAGTTTTGACCTTAACCTAGCTTTAAAGAGCATTGATGTGTTAGAATCCTTTAAACCAAAACTTATATTGATACCACATTTTGGTGTTATTGAGAACGATGAACATATATTTAAGAAAAATAGGGACAGGATGAACGAATGGTTAAGATTGATTAGTGAAATGCGTTCACAAGGATCAACACAGAATGATATAGTATCTTTCTTATCAACTGAAGTTAGTAAAGAGGTTACTAATAAGAGAACACCAATTTATGCTATAGGTTCGATAGCAATAACAGTCATGGGAGTATATAATTATCTCGATCGTATTTCAAAGAAATCTGAATGA
- a CDS encoding (Fe-S)-binding protein has product MPLPVKDILKMIADNTKKYGMPFPMPKEVIYKWADGLDLPKGGDTVLFTGLLYQMIPYINASIKYLESVEESKYLSVLMKAGGIVSVISKLLLRVSEEELKEQYEVLRGIAILLKKTGTQFGYLYENDMYSGALLYDMGLDNDFREYAVMVYNKLKSLGVRTLITIDPHTTYMMREVYKNIIPGYDLMVKNYFEILTNSSIEPTKILKESATLHDPCYYARYLKIIDEPRRLLEKGGINIMEPERNKELTFCCGGPIESITPGLSKRVAQLRVSELSIANKNIITMCPICYANLSRVKPKDVAVKDVSHYLYTIYR; this is encoded by the coding sequence ATGCCTCTACCTGTAAAAGATATTTTAAAAATGATTGCTGATAATACTAAAAAATATGGTATGCCGTTTCCAATGCCTAAAGAAGTCATTTATAAATGGGCAGATGGATTAGACCTACCGAAAGGTGGTGATACAGTGTTATTTACTGGACTTCTCTATCAAATGATCCCCTATATTAATGCTTCAATAAAATATTTAGAGTCCGTAGAGGAAAGTAAATATCTTAGCGTTTTAATGAAAGCTGGCGGAATCGTAAGTGTAATAAGTAAATTACTTTTGAGGGTTTCAGAAGAAGAACTCAAAGAGCAATATGAAGTGTTAAGAGGGATCGCTATACTCTTAAAAAAGACAGGCACTCAATTCGGTTATTTATACGAAAATGATATGTATTCTGGCGCATTACTTTATGATATGGGATTAGATAATGACTTCAGGGAATATGCTGTGATGGTCTATAATAAATTAAAATCACTAGGTGTGAGGACACTCATCACTATTGACCCACATACTACGTATATGATGAGAGAAGTCTACAAAAATATTATACCTGGTTATGATTTAATGGTTAAAAACTATTTTGAGATACTTACGAATTCAAGTATTGAACCAACTAAAATCTTAAAGGAGAGTGCAACACTACATGACCCATGTTATTATGCAAGATATTTAAAAATCATCGATGAACCTCGCAGACTTTTAGAAAAAGGTGGCATTAACATTATGGAGCCTGAGAGAAATAAAGAATTAACATTTTGCTGTGGTGGTCCTATAGAATCAATAACGCCTGGATTATCTAAACGTGTAGCTCAATTAAGAGTGAGTGAATTATCTATTGCAAATAAAAACATTATTACTATGTGCCCAATATGCTATGCAAATTTATCTAGGGTTAAACCAAAAGATGTTGCTGTTAAAGATGTTTCTCATTATCTTTACACTATATATAGATGA
- a CDS encoding ferritin-like domain-containing protein, protein MASKELLDLLNEAIARELQVSIQYMWQHVQWIGVKGFAVREELKKIAITEMKHAEAIAERLSYLGGTPTTEPAEIFVGKTLKEMIEQDIKDEENAIKLYKEIIEKAHKENDVTTSFLFEGILKDEEEHHDFFTTLLEEI, encoded by the coding sequence TTGGCTTCTAAAGAGCTGCTAGATTTATTGAATGAGGCTATAGCACGAGAGCTCCAAGTGTCCATTCAATATATGTGGCAGCATGTGCAATGGATTGGTGTTAAAGGCTTTGCGGTTCGAGAGGAATTGAAGAAGATAGCTATAACCGAAATGAAGCATGCCGAGGCTATAGCGGAGAGACTTTCCTATTTAGGTGGTACCCCAACAACTGAGCCAGCAGAAATATTTGTAGGGAAGACGCTGAAGGAAATGATTGAGCAGGATATAAAAGACGAGGAGAACGCAATAAAACTCTATAAGGAGATAATAGAGAAAGCCCATAAAGAAAACGATGTGACAACATCGTTTCTATTTGAAGGAATACTAAAGGATGAAGAGGAACACCACGACTTCTTCACAACGCTCCTAGAAGAAATTTAA
- a CDS encoding lactate utilization protein B has protein sequence MKKIDAILKEIYTALDDQSLQSGLQRTLKNLLPASHKVLKRWPYLIKLADEVRKIREETLKNLDYYIDEIIKNVESINGKGYFAKDRHEAIKIIDEIVGNDRKLIVKAKSMVTEELKLREHLIEKGHIVYETDLGELLIQISKDKPMHAIAPAIHMSREKAVKLLKNIGVHVSEEMSYEDIVKGVRMFLREKFINADVGISGANVVAADSGATILISNEGNIRLSTILPPKHIAIASIEKIMPTINDAYKQALVQAGYAGLYPPTYLSLTAGPSSTADIEYHRVYGVHGPKEFHLILYDGGRSDAIKNQYLWEQLLCIKCGRCQAECPIWDLVANIWGGSVYGGPMGIVWTAITEDIDTAAQLALICLGCGRCKEVCPMKINMPDIIRYLKTYISKTII, from the coding sequence ATGAAAAAGATTGATGCAATACTTAAAGAGATTTATACTGCACTTGATGATCAATCATTACAATCTGGGTTACAAAGAACACTTAAAAACCTATTACCGGCATCTCATAAAGTATTAAAACGCTGGCCTTATTTAATTAAACTCGCTGATGAGGTAAGAAAGATAAGAGAAGAAACTTTAAAAAATTTAGATTATTACATAGATGAAATTATCAAAAATGTAGAATCGATTAATGGAAAAGGATATTTTGCTAAAGATAGGCATGAAGCTATTAAAATAATCGATGAGATTGTTGGCAATGATAGAAAGCTTATAGTAAAGGCTAAGTCCATGGTAACTGAAGAGTTAAAATTACGTGAACATTTAATTGAAAAAGGTCATATTGTCTACGAAACTGATTTAGGTGAACTTTTAATACAAATATCTAAAGATAAACCTATGCATGCAATAGCCCCAGCAATTCACATGTCTAGAGAAAAAGCAGTCAAACTTCTTAAAAATATAGGAGTTCATGTCTCAGAAGAAATGTCGTATGAAGATATAGTTAAAGGTGTTAGGATGTTTTTAAGAGAGAAATTCATAAATGCTGATGTAGGTATTAGTGGAGCAAATGTAGTTGCGGCAGATTCAGGTGCTACTATCCTTATATCAAATGAGGGAAACATTCGACTATCTACAATTTTACCACCAAAACACATTGCGATTGCAAGTATAGAGAAAATAATGCCTACTATAAATGATGCTTATAAACAAGCACTTGTGCAAGCTGGTTATGCAGGATTATATCCTCCAACATATTTATCTTTAACAGCTGGTCCGAGCAGTACTGCTGACATAGAATATCATCGTGTATATGGTGTGCATGGTCCTAAAGAGTTCCATTTAATATTGTATGATGGAGGGAGATCTGATGCCATTAAAAATCAATATCTATGGGAACAACTTTTATGTATCAAATGCGGTAGATGCCAAGCAGAATGCCCTATCTGGGATTTAGTAGCTAATATTTGGGGTGGTAGCGTGTATGGGGGCCCTATGGGTATTGTATGGACAGCTATAACAGAAGACATTGACACTGCTGCACAATTAGCATTAATATGCTTAGGATGTGGAAGGTGTAAAGAAGTATGCCCGATGAAAATAAACATGCCAGATATTATTCGTTATCTTAAAACATATATTAGTAAAACAATAATCTAA
- a CDS encoding (Fe-S)-binding protein yields MLEEVKLEKEMFMKELLKCSFCGFCEWVCPTLKVNESRLYGPRGRVNIIIFALKNNIWTAPGLDSIFSCLLCGACNTQCPAGIKIDKFIRSFRYYLAYNSFKI; encoded by the coding sequence GTGCTAGAGGAGGTCAAGCTAGAAAAAGAGATGTTTATGAAAGAACTTTTGAAGTGCTCTTTTTGCGGATTTTGTGAGTGGGTATGTCCTACATTAAAAGTTAATGAGTCTAGATTATATGGACCTAGAGGAAGAGTTAACATTATTATATTTGCATTAAAGAATAATATTTGGACTGCACCAGGTTTAGATTCTATTTTTAGTTGCTTATTATGTGGAGCCTGCAATACACAATGTCCTGCAGGAATTAAGATCGATAAATTTATAAGATCATTTAGATACTATCTAGCATATAATAGTTTTAAAATTTAG
- a CDS encoding Sir2 family NAD-dependent protein deacetylase — translation MTTPELIKEVSKILAYSNYAIALTGSGISVSAGIPTFRGPEGLWLRLDPNKFTLSYFLEKPYDWWNMVKDLMELFLKAKPTPSHKALAELERLGLLKGIITQNIDELHQKAGSSNVIELHGNISKLKCPICKSEYDARPLVSKIKKGIVPACENCGSILKPTAVLFDEPIPRDAYIKALQLSSNADVMLVIGTSLAVEPASSLPIKAFERGSKLIVINILETPIDDLAYHILRAPADEILPKIVKIIKTHHKDHLQ, via the coding sequence ATGACTACGCCTGAGTTAATAAAGGAAGTTAGCAAAATATTAGCATATTCTAATTATGCGATTGCATTAACAGGATCTGGCATTTCAGTTAGTGCTGGTATACCTACTTTTAGAGGACCTGAGGGTTTATGGTTACGTTTAGATCCTAATAAGTTCACATTAAGCTACTTTCTTGAAAAACCTTATGATTGGTGGAATATGGTTAAAGATTTAATGGAATTATTTCTTAAAGCAAAACCTACTCCATCACATAAGGCTCTTGCAGAGCTTGAGCGTTTAGGTTTGCTTAAGGGCATAATCACTCAGAATATTGATGAATTACATCAGAAAGCTGGTAGTTCCAATGTAATAGAACTTCATGGTAATATCAGTAAACTAAAATGTCCAATATGTAAGTCTGAATACGATGCTAGACCTTTAGTATCAAAAATTAAGAAAGGCATTGTGCCAGCGTGTGAAAATTGTGGCTCAATATTAAAACCGACAGCAGTTTTGTTTGATGAACCTATACCTAGAGATGCTTATATAAAGGCTCTCCAATTATCATCGAATGCTGACGTAATGCTAGTAATAGGTACATCGTTAGCCGTTGAACCTGCATCTAGCTTACCAATAAAAGCATTCGAAAGAGGCTCAAAACTCATAGTAATAAACATACTTGAAACCCCCATAGATGATTTAGCCTATCACATACTGAGAGCGCCAGCAGATGAAATTCTTCCAAAAATAGTAAAAATAATAAAAACACACCATAAAGACCATCTCCAATAA
- a CDS encoding 50S ribosomal protein L3, giving the protein MGRRIHEPRRGSHGFYPRVRASSLIPRIRTWPKVIGSPRLLGFPVYKVGMGYVIKTETYQMSPYHGRDIAKPVTFLEAPPIFIAGIRVYGENNGALRSLTEVYAEKLPDKLFRLISRRKKETNTDEKIKELYENIDKIKEIRVIAITQPYKTTIGKKTPELLEIGVSGGNNIKEQLDFIKNLLGKEINIKDVFSSGQLVDIIGVTKGKGFQGVIKRFGVKELIKWHKHRKGSRKVGAISPQHPSMVRTVPRPGQMGFHRRTEYNKRIIEIDNDPSKVNPSSGFKYYGIIRNSYVIIEGSTPGPAKRILMLRYPVRSKPSLLQIPQKVVQIIGG; this is encoded by the coding sequence GTGGGCCGAAGGATTCATGAACCGCGGAGGGGGTCGCACGGATTTTATCCTAGAGTCAGGGCTAGCTCTCTTATACCTAGAATTAGAACGTGGCCTAAAGTAATTGGATCCCCCCGTTTATTAGGTTTTCCAGTTTATAAGGTTGGTATGGGTTATGTTATTAAAACCGAAACTTATCAAATGAGCCCTTATCATGGCAGAGATATTGCTAAACCTGTCACATTTCTCGAAGCACCACCGATATTTATTGCAGGAATTCGTGTATATGGAGAGAATAACGGGGCACTCAGGTCACTAACAGAAGTTTATGCAGAAAAACTTCCAGATAAACTATTTAGATTGATCAGTAGAAGAAAGAAAGAGACAAATACCGATGAAAAAATAAAAGAATTATATGAGAATATTGACAAGATTAAAGAGATACGAGTAATAGCAATAACACAACCATACAAAACAACAATTGGTAAAAAAACACCAGAATTACTAGAAATCGGAGTAAGCGGAGGAAATAACATTAAAGAACAATTAGATTTTATAAAGAATCTCCTAGGAAAAGAGATTAATATAAAAGATGTGTTCAGTAGTGGGCAGTTAGTAGATATTATTGGTGTCACAAAAGGTAAAGGCTTTCAAGGTGTTATAAAAAGATTTGGAGTGAAAGAATTGATCAAGTGGCATAAACACCGTAAAGGTTCTAGAAAAGTAGGAGCAATAAGTCCTCAGCATCCCTCAATGGTTCGCACAGTGCCTAGACCCGGACAAATGGGATTTCATAGAAGAACAGAATACAACAAACGTATTATAGAGATCGATAATGATCCTTCAAAGGTTAATCCATCATCAGGATTTAAATATTATGGCATTATAAGAAATAGTTACGTAATAATTGAAGGTAGCACACCTGGACCAGCAAAACGTATACTTATGTTAAGATACCCAGTAAGATCAAAACCAAGCTTATTGCAAATTCCACAAAAAGTAGTTCAAATCATCGGAGGATGA
- a CDS encoding GNAT family N-acetyltransferase, producing MDRYEVVLKDGSKVSIRTVSVSDIKKIIEFLSQLDYESVYMRFGHFVKFFDDFAQRIACDKNTVCLLAHDKQGNIIGIADAHIFNEEAEVGVVIRQDWRNKGLGKKLISILINETQKRGVKWLYAYVLRENVQVLNLLRKFNAKPVASYGDMVKVKGPAFTEKEDL from the coding sequence ATGGATAGATATGAAGTTGTTTTAAAAGATGGCTCAAAGGTTTCTATTCGCACTGTTTCTGTTTCAGATATTAAAAAGATTATTGAATTCTTGAGCCAGCTTGATTATGAAAGTGTATACATGCGGTTTGGACACTTTGTAAAATTTTTTGATGATTTTGCGCAAAGAATTGCGTGTGATAAGAATACGGTGTGCTTACTTGCCCATGATAAACAAGGCAATATTATTGGTATCGCCGATGCGCATATATTTAACGAAGAAGCAGAGGTGGGCGTTGTTATACGTCAAGATTGGAGGAATAAAGGTTTAGGTAAAAAGCTGATAAGTATACTTATCAATGAAACGCAGAAGAGAGGTGTAAAATGGCTTTATGCATATGTGCTCAGAGAAAACGTTCAAGTACTCAACTTACTAAGAAAATTTAACGCAAAACCTGTGGCTAGTTATGGTGATATGGTAAAAGTTAAAGGTCCTGCATTCACAGAGAAAGAGGACTTGTGA